The Ziziphus jujuba cultivar Dongzao chromosome 7, ASM3175591v1 genome includes a region encoding these proteins:
- the LOC107424734 gene encoding putative B3 domain-containing protein Os03g0621600, whose product MNDAQRQMFSSTTTHFFKVVLNETLRDKKIHIPKKFMRKHRETLTSPVILQLPSGVEWNIEPEICGGEVWLQKGWPEFANYYSLEQGHFLVFRYEGNSRFHVIIFDATATEIDYPINPAHFSKSHIDKDKLKKPKEEVIENDVSEAGEKFSVQCSRPHKRMKTSSISSKVVGKKKIKHCLSSIEKARALHGFKSENPFFSVVMRSSYVFKSHHNLTIPRKFASRYINKKEGHFTLRSSDDRTWSVQYKTRSKSNFAQDTTEIISSGWNSFARDNNLKVCDVCIFELIAGGNDMSHFQVSIIRHHDHLSGGFKSENPFFSVVMRSSYVYKAHHNLTIPKKFAERYISKKEGYFTLRISDGRTWSVQYKTRSKSNNIGYEITEISSGGGWNSFARQNNLEVCDICIFELISSGNDISHFQVSIVRHDDHISLGKLQAKSNATDVIRRKQKILGSERDRAHKRAVSSFRSENPFFSIVMQPSYIDGRGKLNIPNKFVARHINKREAEFNLRVSNGRCWSVRYRAVKRSRTINYCDWRAFAHDNKLEVGDICIFELITSENDILHFQVSFVRHSGQLSLDGNRDASNPVKEEICTIQIGNQIAKKECQNPKKRNRNQVQPTDGNQIASNPVKEETCTNPTVNQFAKKENQNPKKRNRNQDQPTAKSNGGKPPSSEVDFGGKNPSFDVCMRAYHFDHGIVAIPASFERLYLEKRTQNMKLMMGKRRWEVKLVSGGRLFLSKGWTSFARDNCVRIGDLCRFEKVEDNPPVFHVSITRAF is encoded by the exons ATGAATGATGCCCAGCGGCAAATGTTTTCGTCTACTACTACTCATTTCTTCAAGGTGGTTCTTAATGAAACACTTCGAGACAAGAAGATT CATATTCCAAAGAAGTTTATGAGGAAACATAGAGAAACGTTAACTAGCCCTGTAATTCTGCAACTTCCAAGTGGTGTAGAATGGAACATAGAACCAGAAATATGTGGTGGAGAAGTTTGGTTACAGAAGGGTTGGCCagaatttgcaaattattattcTCTAGAGCAGGGTCACTTTCTAGTTTTCAGATACGAAGGCAATTCTCGCTTCCATGTTATCATATTTGATGCGACTGCTACAGAGATAGACTATCCCATCAATCCTGCACATTTTAGCAAGTCCCACATTGACAAGGATAAGCTCAAAAAACCCAAGGAGGAGGTCATCGAAAATGATGTTTCTGAAGCAGGGGAGAAGTTTTCCGTACAATGTTCTCGGCCACATAAGAGAATGAAAACCAGTAGCATCAGTTCCAAAGTggttgggaagaagaagataaaacaCTGCTTGTCTTCCATTGAAAAAGCTAGAGCTCTTCACGGTTTTAAATCTGAAAATCCTTTCTTCTCTGTAGTAATGCGTTCATCATATGTGTTTAAGTCGCATCATAATTTG aCGATACCCAGGAAGTTTGCTAGTAGATACATAAATAAGAAAGAAGGTCATTTTAcccttcggagttctgatgatAGAACTTGGTCTGTCCAGTATAAAACCAGAAGCAAATCTAATTTTGCACAAGACACTACTGAAATAATTAGTAGTGGTTGGAATTCATTTGCGCGCGACAATAATTTGAAAGTATGCGATGTTTGTATCTTCGAGCTCATCGCTGGTGGAAACGACATGTCACATTTTCAAGTTTCAATCATCCGACACCATGATCACCTCTCCGGTGGTTTTAAATCTGAAAATCCTTTCTTCTCTGTAGTAATGCGATCATCATATGTGTATAAAGCGCATCATAATTTG ACGATACCCAAGAAGTTTGCTGAGAGATACATAAGTAAGAAAGAAGGTTATTTTACCCTAAGGATTTCTGATGGTAGAACTTGGTCTGTCCAGTATAAGACCAGGAGCAAATCTAATAATATTGGATATGAAATTACTGAAATAAGTAGTGGTGGTGGTTGGAATTCATTTGCACGCCAAAATAATTTGGAAGTATGCGATATTTGCATATTTGAGCTCATCAGTAGTGGAAATGACATTTCACATTTTCAAGTTTCCATTGTCCGACACGATGATCACATCTCCCTTG GAAAGTTACAAGCGAAGAGTAATGCAACCGATGTAATTAGGAGGAAACAAAAGATTCTTGGTAGTGAAAGAGATAGAGCTCATAAAAGAGCTGTTAGCAGTTTTAGATCTGAAAATCCTTTCTTTTCAATAGTAATGCAACCATCATATATCGATGGCAGAGGTAAATTG AACATACCAAACAAGTTTGTGGCGAGGCATATAAATAAGAGAGAAGCTGAATTCAACCTTCGGGTTTCAAATGGCAGATGTTGGTCTGTCCGGTACAGAGCAGTGAAGAGGAGTAGAACAATAAATTATTGTGACTGGAGAGCTTTCGCGCATGACAATAAGTTGGAAGTAGGCGACATTTGCATATTTGAGCTGATTACCAGTGAGAATGACATTTTACATTTTCAAGTTTCATTTGTCCGACATTCTGGCCAACTGTCCCTAG ATGGTAATCGGGATGCAAGTAATCCGGTCAAAGAAGAAATCTGCACCATTCAAATAGGGAACCAAATTGCAAAGAAAGAATGTCAGAATCCTAAAAAAAGGAATCGAAACCAAGTTCAACCTACAG ATGGTAATCAAATTGCAAGTAATCCAGTCAAAGAAGAAACCTGCACGAATCCAACAGTGAACCAATttgcaaagaaagaaaatcagaaTCCTAAAAAAAGGAATCGAAACCAAGATCAACCTACAG CGAAAAGCAATGGTGGAAAGCCACCATCTTCAGAAGTAGATTTTGGCGGTAAAAATCCCTCCTTTGACGTGTGTATGCGAGCATATCACTTTGACCATGGAATTGTG GCTATACCAGCGAGTTTTGAAAGGCTTTACTTAGAGAAGAGGACGCAAAATATGAAGCTGATGATGGGGAAGAGACGTTGGGAAGTGAAGTTGGTAAGCGGAGGCAGATTATTTTTGTCCAAAGGATGGACTTCATTTGCAAGGGACAATTGCGTGAGAATCGGAGATCTTTGCAGGTTTGAGAAAGTTGAAGATAACCCGCCCGTCTTCCATGTTTCCATTACAAGAGCATTCTAG